One Trichosurus vulpecula isolate mTriVul1 chromosome 7, mTriVul1.pri, whole genome shotgun sequence genomic region harbors:
- the LOC118856855 gene encoding histone H2B type 2-E: protein MPEPAKSAPAPKKGSKKAVTKAQKKDGKKRKRSRKESYSIYVYKVLKQVHPDTGISSKAMGIMNSFVNDIFERIAGEASRLAHYNKRSTITSREIQTAVRLLLPGELAKHAVSEGTKAVTKYTSSK from the coding sequence ATGCCTGAACCTGCCAAGTCCGCTCCCGCCCCGAAGAAGGGTTCCAAAAAGGCCGTGACCAAGGCGCAGAAGAAGGATGGCAAGAAGCGCAAGCGCAGCCGCAAGGAAAGCTACTCCATCTACGTGTACAAGGTGCTGAAGCAGGTCCACCCCGATACCGGCATCTCGTCCAAGGCCATGGGCATCATGAACTCCTTCGTCAACGACATCTTCGAGCGCATCGCCGGCGAGGCGTCCCGCCTGGCGCATTACAACAAGCGCTCCACCATCACGTCCCGGGAGATCCAGACGGCCGTGCGCCTTCTGCTGCCCGGGGAGCTGGCCAAGCACGCCGTGTCCGAGGGTACTAAGGCCGTCACCAAGTACACCAGCTCCAAGTAG